A portion of the Lampris incognitus isolate fLamInc1 chromosome 9, fLamInc1.hap2, whole genome shotgun sequence genome contains these proteins:
- the smpdl3b gene encoding acid sphingomyelinase-like phosphodiesterase 3b, with protein sequence MRSPPCLLGLLFQFGGVLALSGEFWHITDLHWDPSYKLADNPARVCDSSGGRSATNAGVFGDYVCDAPWHLINSTVYAMKAVLPDPDFIVWTGDDTPHVPNENLDEEEVLRIISNLTRAIKHVFPSTKVYSALGNHDYHPKSQMPAAKNNMYDKISQMWQEWLEPESQNSFKKGGYYTEKLLNRTGFRMLVLNTNLYYDQNNQTENMDDPADQFRWADQILMEAAKNNEKVFVIGHVPPGFFEKRRGKSWFRPNFNERYLHLIEKHHAVIIGQFFGHQHTDSFRMFYHPDGSPISTMFLSPGVTPWKTSLPKVVDGANNPGIRVFEYDTQTLLVKDMVTYYLNLTHANLAGARWEKEYRLTESFRVPDASPASMHQVLERMANNDCYLQKYYELNSVSYDLTKCNRDCRIDHVCAAREVNFDRYEHCLVKEGAASINGFLVPILSVAISLVIAN encoded by the exons ATGAGGAGTCCTCCGTGCCTCTTAGGTCTGCTTTTCCAATTTGGAGGAGTCCTCGCGTTGtccg GAGAATTTTGGCACATCACCGATCTGCACTGGGACCCAAGCTACAAACTCGCGGATAACCCCGCGCGCGTGTGTGATTCGAGCGGAGGACGCTCTGCGACCAACGCGGGAGTTTTTGGAGACTATGTCTGCGACGCCCCATGGCACCTCATCAACTCCACGGTGTATGCAATGAAGGCTGTGCTGCCCGATCCGGATTTCATCGTGTGGACCGG AGATGACACCCCACATGTACCAAATGAGAATCTGGACGAGGAGGAAGTACTCCGAATTATCAGCAACCTCACCCGCGCCATAAAGCACGTCTTTCCAA GCACTAAAGTGTACTCGGCCTTAGGCAACCATGACTACCATCCCAAGAGTCAGATGCCAGCGGCTAAGAACAACATGTATGACAAGATATCACAGATGTGGCAAGAATGGCTGGAACCAGAGTCTCAAAACAGCTTTAAAAAAG GCGGATACTACACTGAAAAGCTGCTCAACCGAACAGGCTTTCGGATGTTGGTCCTCAACACCAACCTCTACTACGACCAGAACAACCAGACGGAGAACATGGACGACCCCGCTGACCAGTTTCGCTGGGCGGATCAGATTCTCATGGAAGCAGCCAAAAACAACGAGAAG GTGTTTGTCATTGGCCACGTTCCTCCGGGGTTCTTTGAGAAGAGGAGGGGTAAGTCTTGGTTCAGGCCCAACTTCAACGAGCGATACTTGCACCTGATTGAGAAACATCACGCAGTTATCATCGGACAGTTCTTTGGTCATCAGCACACCGACAGCTTCCGCATGTTTTATCACCCTGATG GCTCTCCTATCAGCACCATGTTCTTGAGCCCTGGGGTTACGCCGTGGAAAACCTCACTTCCTAAAGTCGTAGATGGAGCCAACAACCCTGGGATCCGCGTCTTCGAATATGACACCCAAACACTCTTGGTCAAA GACATGGTGACCTACTATCTGAACCTGACCCATGCCAATTTAGCTGGTGCACGTTGGGAGAAGGAGTACCGGCTTACAGAAAGCTTCAGGGTACCCGATGCCTCCCCAGCCTCCATGCACCAGGTTCTGGAGCGCATGGCTAATAACGACTGCTACCTACAGAAGTACTACGAGTTGAACTCTGTCAGCTATGACCTGACAAAGTGCAATCGCGATTGCCGTATTGACCACGTGTGTGCAGCTAGAGAGGTAAATTTTGATAGATATGAGCACTGTCTGGTGAAAGAAGGGGCAGCCTCTATTAACGGTTTCTTGGTGCCAATCCTCTCTGTGGCAATAAGTCTGGTCATTGCTAACTGA